From one Populus alba chromosome 17, ASM523922v2, whole genome shotgun sequence genomic stretch:
- the LOC118060365 gene encoding uncharacterized protein: MKKNQEKVHVCKLCKKSFLTGKMLGGHMKIHGARKSIKEYVKFESNNMGSECHGLREQPKKSWKFSGLNHDGSVSMQETSKCRVCGKEFGSPKSLHGHMRHHSAKERKAVYCEECGRGFLSLKSLSNHMRLHHKKLRVSSSGPNLVVMALSATETVNLVRRKRSSRMRYKITPNSSFSRSNESVSGFDIEQEVEEVAITLIMMSRGECNGFDSLCQSKRIEIGEGYHGFDGNGFVRPKKTGEDYLDSCDLDYKISVSGGEGDIGMGYGEANQVRLEVPTESFHKDVESKSPQLDDESGVEFCGIEIEKGGHGELITNCTVAESSLDLMGGVGLDAARLGFQKSIPINQANFDASDAEMGQDAGLQMVVATDSDIAESPSKKGDFRCRICNRNFISYQSLGGHQTFHRKSSIGLKVDSCKRDIRAIFSPETKATGKLVKIECIQESVKQETDGVIVKDCESKEGKEHKCPVCFKVFLSGQALGGHKRAHFPKAREEQNIAVNREVSDICNVFTINVPYTVAPDVSNDVRCESWWPANSHKHEPLVGLIAN; encoded by the coding sequence ATGAAGAAGAATCAAGAAAAGGTGCACGTATGCAAGCTATGCAAGAAGAGTTTCTTGACCGGGAAAATGTTGGGTGGTCACATGAAGATTCATGGAGctagaaaatcaattaaagaaTATGTCAAGTTTGAAAGCAACAACATGGGTTCTGAATGTCATGGCCTAAGAGAACAGCCCAAGAAATCTTGGAAATTCTCAGGCTTGAATCATGATGGTAGTGTTTCAATGCAAGAAACGTCGAAATGTAGAGTCTGTGGCAAAGAATTTGGGTCACCAAAATCCCTCCATGGCCACATGAGGCATCACTCTGCTAAAGAAAGGAAAGCAGTTTACTGCGAAGAGTGTGGCAGAGGGTTTCTGTCATTAAAATCTCTAAGCAATCACATGAGGCTGCATCATAAGAAGTTGAGGGTCTCAAGTTCAGGGCCTAATCTGGTTGTTATGGCCTTATCTGCTACTGAGACTGTGAATCTTGTGAGAAGAAAGCGATCTAGCAGAATGAGGTACAAGATCACTCccaattcttctttttctagatCGAATGAATCTGTATCTGGTTTTGATATTGAGCAAGAAGTTGAGGAGGTGGCTATTACATTGATTATGATGTCTAGGGGTGAATGTAATGGGTTTGATTCATTGTGTCAAAGTAAGCGAATTGAGATAGGTGAGGGTTATCATGGTTTTGATGGTAATGGATTTGTAAGGCCAAAGAAAACCGGAGAGGATTATTTAGATTCTTGTGATTTGGATTATAAAATTAGTGTATCTGGCGGTGAAGGTGATATTGGAATGGGATATGGTGAGGCAAATCAAGTTAGATTGGAAGTTCCCACGGAGAGTTTTCATAAGGATGTTGAATCCAAGAGCCCTCAATTGGATGACGAATCAGGAGTTGAATTCTGTGGTATTGAGATAGAGAAGGGAGGTCACGGTGAATTGATTACCAATTGCACTGTAGCTGAATCAAGTCTGGATCTGATGGGAGGGGTTGGATTGGATGCTGCTCGTTTGGGATTTCAGAAATCTATTCCAATCAATCAAGCAAACTTTGATGCTTCTGATGCGGAAATGGGACAGGATGCTGGCCTTCAGATGGTGGTAGCTACAGATTCTGATATCGCGGAAAGTCCGAGCAAAAAAGGTGATTTCAGGTGCAGAATCTGCAATAGAAACTTCATCAGTTATCAGTCACTTGGGGGTCACCAAACATTCCATAGAAAGAGCTCCATAGGGTTGAAGGTTGATAGCTGCAAAAGGGATATCCGGGCTATTTTTTCTCCTGAAACTAAGGCTACAGGAAAACTTGTCAAGATTGAATGTATTCAGGAATCAGTGAAGCAGGAAACTGATGGAGTCATTGTAAAAGATTGCGAGTCAAAGGAGGGTAAGGAGCACAAATGCCCAGTCTGCTTTAAAGTTTTTCTTTCCGGCCAAGCTTTGGGAGGTCACAAAAGGGCTCATTTCCCTAAAGCCAGAGAAGAACAGAACATTGCAGTGAACCGAGAGGTTTCTGATATATGTAATGTTTTCACTATTAATGTCCCATACACAGTTGCTCCAGACGTCAGTAATGATGTTCGGTGTGAGTCATGGTGGCCTGCCAATTCCCACAAGCATGAGCCACTGGTGGGTCTTATAGCCAACTAA
- the LOC118060366 gene encoding uncharacterized protein, which produces MIHKRAFSDDNLYEFACKHPRQMENIDQLAPIFPLDSGHQKHLVSGDDSFRKCQEVGRSASDLFSECSNGTSKGFETGDNGCFPHFLWMGNGILEADNLSFFPEYFDHGHQLRALLEPEEACSSLDYPFQKQVSVGPEHQAYVPEWDSQGSSTSLNQLDDSNLQVACAHSSSPGVIIDGGYEENLMGTCILPMPDLEASANYCYEATNHDCACPDAGSIRCIKQHVSEARLKLRENLGEEIFEGLGFCDMGEVVANKWTDEEEQAFHEVVLSNPVSLGKNFWDHLSATFPSRTKKELVSYYFNVFMLQKRAEQNRFDPLNIDSDDDEWQKIEGETVEEDEDSAVESLTVQDSSAYCQEDHAEKFNEYVEDEDEAVASKDGVDNVVHGIATDAEYGGDVDDFSGAHVGIYHGCVGDLGPKYFNGFSGTNTDDCDVQDAGTNTDDCDVQDDSCTSYEHHRDSIDCYGPRDMGTDGKHSSQE; this is translated from the exons atgattcacAAACGTGCTTTTTCTGATGATAATTTATATGAGTTTGCTTGTAAGCACCCCAGACAAATGGAGAACATTGATCAGCTTGCCCCTATTTTCCCACTTGACAGTGGGCACCAGAAACATCTTGTTTCAG GTGATGACAGTTTTAGAAAGTGTCAAGAAGTAGGGAGGTCTGCAAGTGACTTGTTCAGTGAATGTTCAAATGGGACTAGCAAGGGATTTGAAACTGGTGATAATGGTTGTTTCCCCCACTTTTTGTGGATGGGCAATGGGATTCTTGAAGCTGATAATTTATCATTCTTCCCAGAATATTTTGATCATGGGCACCAGCTCAGGGCTTTACTTGAGCCTGAAGAGGCCTGCTCATCTCTTGATTACCCTTTTCAGAAGCAGGTTTCTGTTGGACCAGAGCATCAAGCTTATGTCCCAGAGTGGGACTCCCAGGGTTCAAGCACCTCCCTGAACCAGCTAGATGACTCTAACCTTCAAGTTGCATGTGCACATTCATCTAGCCCAGGTGTCATAATTGATGGTGGTTACGAGGAGAACCTGATGGGTACTTGTATCCTTCCCATGCCTGACCTGGAAGCATCTGCAAATTACTGCTATGAAGCCACCAATCATGACTGTGCATGCCCCGATGCAGGTTCTATCAGATGCATAAAACAACATGTCTCAGAAGCTAGGCTGAAACTTAGAGAGAACCTTGGGGAGGAGATATTTGAGGGGTTGGGGTTCTGTGACATGGGAGAGGTGGTTGCAAATAAATGGACTGACGAGGAAGAGCAAGCCTTCCATGAAGTGGTCTTATCTAATCCTGTTTCTTTGGGGAAAAACTTTTGGGACCATCTGTCAGCAACATTCCCTTCCCGAACAAAGAAGGAGCTTGTCAGttattatttcaatgtattCATGCTCCAGAAACGTGCTGAGCAGAACAGGTTTGACCCTCTAAATATTGACAGCGATGATGATGAGTGGCAAAAAATTGAGGGTGAAACAGTAGAGGAAGATGAGGATTCTGCGGTGGAATCTCTGACTGTTCAGGATTCCTCTGCTTACTGTCAAGAGGATCATGCTGAGAAGTTCAATGAATATGTTGAGGATGAGGATGAAGCTGTTGCTTCTAAAGATGGTGTTGATAATGTGGTTCATGGAATTGCAACTGATGCAGAGTATGGGGGAGATGTAGATGATTTTTCAGGAGCACATGTTGGGATTTACCATGGTTGTGTTGGTGACCTTGGACCTAAATATTTTAATGGATTTTCTGGGACCAACACAGATGATTGTGATGTTCAAGATGCTGGGACCAACACAGATGATTGTGATGTTCAAGATGATTCATGCACATCATATGAGCATCATCGAGACAGCATTGATTGCTATGGTCCACGTGATATGGGAACTGATGGGAAACACTCCAGTCAAGAGTAA